The following coding sequences lie in one Populus trichocarpa isolate Nisqually-1 chromosome 14, P.trichocarpa_v4.1, whole genome shotgun sequence genomic window:
- the LOC7468526 gene encoding uncharacterized protein LOC7468526 — MHPTTTNEPPQTLLDLITDVLSLLLLSTITVQSFIGRWQVLRTKLTSLQSSLSSLSESPLWSQNPLLHTLLPSLLSTLQRLLALSRQCSSTSSLPGGKLLFQSDLDIASSSLSNHLHDLDLLLRSGVLHHSNAIILSHPGPGSDKEDLVFFIHDLFTRLQVGGVEFKRKALESLLQILNTDKKSASLVVKEGNIGYLTGLLDFNDQPLIREQAVSAVSILAASNDESRKIIFEEGGLGHLLRILETGSMPLKEKAAIAIEAITGDPDNGWAISAYGGVSVLIEACRCGSQATQTHAVGAIRNVAGVEDIKMALAEEGVVPVIIHLIVSGSSAAQEKAANTIAILASSGGYFRDLIIQEKGLQRLMHLIQDLSSSDTIEHVLRAISSLSVSDSTAQVLSSSTALIIHLGEFIKHGNMTLQKISASLLANLSISDRNKRAIASCMGSLVKLMESPKPVGLQEAGALALVSLLTARWNKKELVRDEKSLMKVVQMLDPKYELIDKKFPVMLVNALLSGRSSGCRKRLLDAGACQHLQKLAEMEVSGAKKALQRLSGISLKSMFSRTWRE; from the coding sequence ATGCATCCCACCACCACCAACGAACCACCGCAAACACTCCTTGACCTAATAACAGACGTCctctccctcctcctcctctccacCATAACCGTCCAATCCTTCATCGGACGGTGGCAAGTACTTCGAACAAAACTCACCTCTCTCCAGtcctctctttcttctctctccgAATCCCCTCTTTGGTCCCAAAACCCTCTTCTTCACACTCTCCTCCCTTCTCTCCTCTCCACTCTCCAACGCCTCCTCGCCCTCTCCCGCCAATGCTCCTCTACCAGCTCCTTACCTGGCGGCAAGCTCCTCTTCCAAAGCGACCTTGACATCGCCTCCTCTTCCCTCTCCAATCACCTCCACGACCTTGATTTACTTCTCAGATCCGGAGTGCTTCACCACTCTAATGCTATTATTCTGTCTCACCCAGGTCCCGGTTCCGACAAAGAGGACTTAGTTTTTTTCATCCACGATCTTTTCACCAGATTACAAGTCGGTGGTGTGGAGTTTAAAAGGAAAGCGTTAGAGTCACTTCTTCAGATTCTAAACACAGACAAAAAATCAGCCAGTTTAGTTGTCAAGGAAGGAAATATTGGGTATTTGACCGGTTTGCTCGATTTTAACGATCAGCCGTTGATTCGAGAACAAGCTGTTTCGGCTGTGTCAATACTGGCTGCGTCCAACGATGAATCAAGAAAGATTATATTCGAAGAGGGTGGATTGGGACATTTGTTGAGGATTCTTGAAACAGGGTCGATgcctttaaaagaaaaggctgCCATTGCGATTGAAGCAATCACCGGCGATCCTGACAATGGATGGGCTATTTCAGCATATGGTGGTGTTTCAGTGCTGATTGAAGCTTGCCGTTGTGGATCACAAGCGACACAAACACACGCAGTGGGTGCCATTCGAAATGTTGCTGGAGTAGAGGACATCAAGATGGCTTTAGCAGAGGAAGGTGTTGTTCCGGTTATTATTCATTTGATTGTTTCAGGTTCAAGTGCTGCACAAGAAAAGGCAGCTAATACTATAGCAATACTAGCCTCTTCCGGGGGGTATTTTCGCGATTTGATAATACAAGAGAAGGGGTTGCAGAGATTAATGCATTTGATTCAAGATTTGTCAAGTTCAGATACAATAGAGCATGTTCTACGTGCAATTAGCTCTCTCTCGGTCTCAGATTCCACAGCTCAGGTTCTGTCGTCATCAACTGCTCTAATCATCCATCTCGGCGAGTTTATAAAACATGGAAACATGACTTTGCAGAAAATTTCAGCATCTTTACTAGCTAATTTATCCATTAGTGATCGCAACAAGCGAGCTATAGCTAGCTGCATGGGTTCACTGGTAAAGCTGATGGAGTCGCCGAAGCCAGTGGGTCTACAAGAGGCAGGAGCGCTTGCGTTGGTGTCATTGTTGACAGCCCGATGGAACAAGAAAGAATTGGTGAGGGATGAAAAGAGTTTGATGAAGGTGGTGCAGATGTTGGATCCAAAGTATGAGCTTATTGACAAGAAGTTTCCGGTGATGCTCGTGAATGCATTATTGAGTGGACGGAGCAGTGGGTGTAGGAAGAGGCTGTTGGACGCCGGAGCTTGCCAGCATCTACAGAAGCTG
- the LOC7468527 gene encoding uncharacterized protein LOC7468527, producing MQPGLDEITMTAWKNLKQRLSFKGLGSCCGSTSWSSRSATPTMPFIDIEQEEEEEPIMQNQAQRGGGAAAAAAAPGAGMNLAMALAAERNLGDSNVKTLMSLIEETDGVDWRKKNNSNDKSRRDKEQEQKQEEEKDWVCCVCMERNKGAAFIPCGHTFCRVCSREMWVNRGCCPICNRSILDILDIF from the coding sequence ATGCAACCAGGCTTGGATGAGATCACAATGACGGCGTGGAAGAATCTAAAGCAACGGCTCTCATTCAAGGGCCTGGGTAGTTGCTGCGGGAGCACAAGCTGGAGTTCCAGAAGTGCCACCCCAACCATGCCCTTTATCGATATAGagcaagaagaagaggaagagcccATCATGCAAAACCAAGCTCaaagaggaggaggagctgcagcagcagcagcagcgccAGGTGCTGGGATGAATCTGGCAATGGCATTAGCTGCTGAGCGCAATTTAGGGGATTCAAATGTCAAGACATTGATGAGTTTGATCGAAGAAACGGACGGTGTTGATTGGAGGAAGAAGAATAACAGTAATGATAAAAGTAGGAGGGACAAGGAACAGGAACAGAAGCAGGAAGAAGAGAAGGATTGGGTATGCTGCGTTTGCATGGAGAGAAATAAAGGCGCAGCTTTTATTCCATGTGGACACACCTTTTGTAGGGTTTGTTCAAGAGAAATGTGGGTTAATCGAGGGTGCTGTCCTATCTGCAACCGTTCCATTCTCGACATCCTTGATATCTTCTAG